A genomic window from Lotus japonicus ecotype B-129 chromosome 1, LjGifu_v1.2 includes:
- the LOC130736473 gene encoding uncharacterized protein LOC130736473, with product MAKKKRFRNPLKSIRESSSHAPEPSVPEPTIPDPSIPEPTEAETQPSKVDQDSTHKWPVKAIDEEHNIIKTLKLRAKEIHDVPDGLRIIVDFDEHYRPVGNAAGLLASVCGIVATNSTLFPICYEKWPALPESYFKEQWRSLFNLRFYFKVHEDYVKRYLMQSINRKWREHRIKLWDEFNDPALSKTEIINNVPEGVSLDHWALFVEYRFKPETQEQCKRNKENKAKQLIPHTCGAKSVARRRHELQLETGKSVGRGPMWNLIHKRKDGRYVNDKAKEIGYHGPEHSGRVRGLGLGAVPTVAFKHTTTRLSGMNFGSSDAGSSSTYLEKKVENIQSQMQALMAFVCSNQGGNVPQELSAFFTNSTQQAPDGDGGSGMPNGSNPNSNLEDA from the exons ATGGCAAAGAAAAAGCGGTTCAGGAATCCACTTAAATCAATTAGGGAGAGCTCCTCACATGCTCCCGAACCTTCTGTACCAGAACCTACAATACCAGATCCATCAATACCAGAACCTACAGAAGCAGAGACTCAACCTTCTAAAGTTGATCAAGATTCCACCCACAAATGGCCTGTAAAGGCTATAG ATGAAGAACACAATATAATTAAGACACTTAAGTTGAGGGCTAAGGAAATTCATGATGTGCCTGATGGACTGCGTATCATTGTAGATTTTGATGAGCACTATAGACCTGTTGGAAATGCAGCTGGCTTGCTTGCTAGCGTTTGTGGAATTGTAGCAACTAATAGCACTCTCTTTCCTATATGTTATGAAAAGTGGCCAGCGTTGCCTGAAAGTTACTTTAAAGAACAATGGAGATCACTCTTCAAT CTTCGATTCTATTTCAAAGTCCATGAGGATTATGTCAAGAGATATTTGATGCAATCCATTAACAGAAAATGGAGAGAGCATAGGATTAAGCTTTGGGATGAATTTAATGATCCGGCTTTGAGCAAAACTGAAATTATCAACAACGTTCCAGAAGGTGTTAGTTTGGACCATTGGGCATTATTTGTTGAATATCGCTTCAAACCTGAGACACAG GAACAATGTAAAAGGAACAAGGAAAATAAGGCAAAGCAATTGATTCCACATACTTGTGGTGCCAAGAGTGTGGCAAGGAGAAGGCACGAATTG cAATTGGAGACCGGTAAAAGTGTTGGTCGGGGCCCAATGTGGAATTTGATTCACAAGAGAAAAGATGGGAGATATGTGAATGACAAAGCAAAGGAGATAGgg TATCATGGACCAGAGCATTCCGGTCGTGTTCGAGGACTAGGCTTAGGAGCGGTTCCTACGGTTGCATTTAAGCATACAACCACACGACTTAGTGGTATGAACTTCGGTTCCTCCGATGCTGGTTCTTCATCCACATATTTAGAGAAAAAGGTGGAAAATATTCAGTCTCAAATGCAAGCACTAATGGCTTTTGTTTGCTCAAATCAAGGAGGAAATGTCCCCCAAGAGTTATCTGCCTTCTTTACAAATTCAACACAACAG GCACCAGATGGAGATGGAGGTAGCGGGATGCCAAATGGAAGCAACCCAAATTCCAATTTAGAGGATGCTTAG